Genomic segment of Clostridiales bacterium:
ACGGCAGGTTGCCAATGCCGCCTAATCCGAAGGTTGTCAAGAAAGTTATCGGCGACCAAAAAATCATAGAACATAGACCGGCGGACGATATCGCGCCCGAGCTGGAAAAATATAAGGAACAATGCGCTGAGTATATTGAAAAAGAAGAGGATATATTAACTTACGCGCTGTTCCCACAATTAGCCGTCATATTCTTCAAAAACCGCCAGGCTGCTAAATATAAGGTTGACACAGACATATATACTTTAAAAACGCCCATACATCCCGTATAAATAAAAAAATTTGGATAAAAAGGTATCCCTTTTAAGTTAACTTAAAAGGGATTTTTTTATACGGTTAAATAATTAACAGAACCTATGAATGGTTGTATAAAAAAACGCCATATTGACGGTTTTTTTTGTTTTTTTTAAAAAAACCATTGACGATAAAACAGTTACAAACTTAACACGGCCAAAACCCTATTTATCAAAGCTTTATATAAATGATTGGTCGATTCCCACTTGATTGTGTTATTATGGATAATATCAAACTGCCTTCTTACATAATAACCGTTTTTGCAGGTATAAATCACGGGCTTATTTAAAGCCTCGGCATAACCAGTTTCATAATAAACATGAGGCTTATAATATGTAAGGTCCGCGACCACGATTTTACTTCGCCTTAACTCATAAAAAATTTCGTGCGTTACGGGCCTAGTATAAAATGTTTCGTCCGAAAACTTGGTTACAAAGCCTAAACCAGCCATTGCTTTTTTCATTTTATTTCGGCAGTCTTTCATGCTTTCTTTGGAACTGGCTATTAAATAAGCTTGGTTTAACGCGCGGGTATCTTTTTGCAGTTTTTCCACTCTCATCCAGCCTTGGAAAGAAAGCGTCAAATTAAAGACGCCAATTGCCAAAGGCTCTATATAACCCAGCTTTTCCAAGTGTTTCAATAATATTGATAATTGGTTTAGATTATTATCATAAATACAGAATAAAGTTTTAAGCAAGGCGCTTTTACGGGCGTATTGGCGGTCGTTTATATTGGTAAGATAGACATTATTAATCTTTGCGCCGATTGTTTTAATATAAAAGGCTATATTTAAGATAATTTGGTCAATAAGTTCGCTAAGGTTTTTGGGATAATAACCCAATAATACTTCGGGCGAAACAATTTCCATATTGGATTCTATCGGTTTAGACAACTCGTTATGATCGGTAAAAATAGGTATGATATCGTTATTTTTTATCGCGTTATAGATATAAGCGCATACTATTATTTTGGCGTTATCAAAAAAGTGCTGAGCAAAATAATATTCGCCGCATACAGGGCAGTTGGTTCTTTTGTGACCGCTAAAAGAAGCATTTTCAATGGAAACTTCGTTTTGGCACATCGGGCAAAAATCCATATTTCACCTTTTTTTTCTTAAGTTTTTAAATAAAACTTTTGTGTATTAAAATTATATCATATAGTATTGTTCAATTCAATACAAATTAAATAAATTGTAAATACCAATAAGACGCAATTTTGTTTTTAATGTTTTACATAATATTTTTATTGATGTATAATAAAAAAAATTATGGACGCAAAATTAATACGATACGAAATAGAAGAAAAGTTTTTGAGCCCCTACGCTTTTAAGTCCAAAGACACCAAGGGGCGTTCCAGACCGCAAGAACCTACGGAATATCGCACGGAATTTATGCGGGATAGGGATAGGATTATCCATTGCAAATCTTTTAGAAGATTAAAACACAAGACCCAAGTTTTTTTATCTCCCGAGGGCGACCATTACCGCACCAGGCTCACTCACACATTGGAAGTCATGCAAATAGCCCGAAGCATCTCAAGGGCGTTAAGGCTTAACGAAGACTTAACCGAGGCCATATCGCTTGGCCATGATTTGGGGCATACGCCTTTCGGCCATGCCGGCGAGCGCGCTTTGCGGGATTATATTGATTTCCAGCATAATGTCCAAAGCCTAAGAGTTGCTGAGGTTTTGGAAAACAATTTCCAAGGGATGAACCTAACTTACGAAGTAAAAGACGGCATCCTTAATCATCGCTTGGGCGCTAAGCCCTGCACTTTGGAAGGCGTTGTGGTCGCTTTGGCGGACAGAATCGCGTATATCAACCATGATATTGACGACGCCATACGCGCCAATGTGCTAAGCGAAGACGACCTTCCGCGCGATGTTACCGATGTTTTGGGCAAAAATGTCCATGACCGCATTAATAATATGATAAGCAATATTATCAAGACCAGCCTAAACAAACCTTATGTAAAAATGGACGACGAATTTACCCAAGCAAGCGAGCGCCTAAGAGACTTTTTGTTTAAGCGCGTTTATAGCGGCAGCAAGCCCAAAGAAGAAGAGCATAAAGCGGTCAGGATGTTAAAAATGCTTTTTGAATATTTTATAGAAGACATCAGCCGTTTGCCCAAAGGTTATGCCGAGCTTGAAGCGGACGATCGTCAAAAAGTGTGCGATTATATTGCCAGCATGACGGATAGATATTCTATACATGTTTTTAACAGCATATTTGTCCCTAAAGGTTGGGAATATTAAAACGAAAAAACCTTCCCAACAATATCAGGAAGGTTTTTTCGCTCTGTATAACGCATTAATCTAGTGGAAGTTATCCTTAGCTTTTTAAATATTCGCAACATAAAGTCGCAAATATTTTATCATTTGTAGATATAATCTTTATAGTATAAAAACAGTAAAGGTGCAAGCCGCGACAACTAAAAGGAGAATAAAGCCGACAACCGACAGCGCAATGTCTTTTTTTGAAACCATAGCTTTTCTCCCAATCAATCGTTAGATTTCAAGTCAATAACGATTGATTTTCTTTGGTGTAGGGCTATTATATCACATTTATAGATGTAATTCAATACCTATTTACAAAAATTTTATATATTTTTTTGAGAAAAAATCTTAAAATAAAAAAGGGTTTACAGGGATATTGTCGAAATATATAATTGAAATATAAAAATTTATCATAAGCGTTATTTTTTTTGGAGATGTAATTGGCGGGTTTTGACAGAGATTGGTTGGACAAGCTTATAGACAGTCATAATATTGTGACAGTGATATCCCGATATGTGCCTGTTACCAAAAAAGGCCGTAATTATTGGGCGCGTTGTCCGTTTCATCACGAAAAAGACCCGTCTTTTGCCATAGACGAAGACCGCCAATTTTATCATTGTTTTGGATGCGGCGAAAGCGGCGATGTCATTAAATTTGTGCAAAAGATAGAAAATATAGACTTCATAGAAGCCGTAAAAAGACTTGCCGACGAAGTAAAGCTGGAATTGCCCTCATATAGACTTGACGATAAGACCAAAGAGCTCAAACAAAAACGCGATACGATATTGGCTCTTAATCGTTTGGCGGCTTTGTTTTATCACCAAAAATTGCTTAGCGACGAGGGCAAAGGCGCTTTGGATTATTTGCATAAAAGAGGAATTGACG
This window contains:
- a CDS encoding deoxyguanosinetriphosphate triphosphohydrolase, producing MDAKLIRYEIEEKFLSPYAFKSKDTKGRSRPQEPTEYRTEFMRDRDRIIHCKSFRRLKHKTQVFLSPEGDHYRTRLTHTLEVMQIARSISRALRLNEDLTEAISLGHDLGHTPFGHAGERALRDYIDFQHNVQSLRVAEVLENNFQGMNLTYEVKDGILNHRLGAKPCTLEGVVVALADRIAYINHDIDDAIRANVLSEDDLPRDVTDVLGKNVHDRINNMISNIIKTSLNKPYVKMDDEFTQASERLRDFLFKRVYSGSKPKEEEHKAVRMLKMLFEYFIEDISRLPKGYAELEADDRQKVCDYIASMTDRYSIHVFNSIFVPKGWEY
- a CDS encoding oxaloacetate decarboxylase subunit alpha (Converts oxaloacetate to phosphoenolpyruvate using ATP as an energy source), with the translated sequence GRLPMPPNPKVVKKVIGDQKIIEHRPADDIAPELEKYKEQCAEYIEKEEDILTYALFPQLAVIFFKNRQAAKYKVDTDIYTLKTPIHPV